A DNA window from Leptolyngbya sp. KIOST-1 contains the following coding sequences:
- the cysE gene encoding serine O-acetyltransferase, whose product MLKTLLADFRIVFERDPAARNWLEVLTCYPGFHALTLHRFSHWLWHLGLPLVPRLISHLARFLTGIEIHPGATIGKAVFIDHGMGVVIGETAIVGDYALIYQGVTLGGTGKEVGKRHPTLGDNVVVGAGAKVLGNIYVGHNVRIGAGSVVLREVPSDCTVVGVPGRVVYRAGERVDPLEHGSLPDSEAQVIRALLDRIEALEKEVQAIGQTRLQPVLAGAVTAKDNTYCRLQDRVIEEFLDGSGI is encoded by the coding sequence GTGCTGAAGACTCTGCTTGCCGACTTTCGTATCGTTTTCGAACGTGACCCAGCGGCCCGCAACTGGCTGGAGGTACTCACCTGCTACCCCGGTTTCCACGCCCTAACGCTGCACCGATTTAGCCACTGGCTCTGGCACCTGGGTTTGCCGCTAGTCCCTCGCCTGATCTCCCACCTGGCCCGATTTTTAACCGGTATCGAGATTCACCCCGGCGCCACCATTGGCAAGGCCGTCTTTATTGACCACGGCATGGGAGTCGTGATCGGCGAAACCGCCATTGTGGGCGACTACGCCCTGATCTACCAGGGGGTGACCCTGGGCGGCACCGGCAAAGAAGTGGGCAAACGCCACCCAACCCTGGGAGACAATGTCGTCGTTGGGGCTGGCGCAAAAGTGCTGGGCAACATTTATGTGGGCCACAACGTGCGTATTGGCGCGGGGTCGGTCGTCCTGCGGGAAGTTCCCTCCGATTGCACCGTAGTGGGGGTGCCAGGGCGAGTTGTCTACCGGGCCGGGGAACGGGTCGACCCTCTGGAGCACGGCAGTCTGCCCGACTCCGAGGCCCAGGTCATTCGCGCCCTGCTCGATCGCATTGAAGCGCTCGAAAAAGAAGTGCAGGCGATCGGTCAGACCCGTCTTCAGCCAGTGTTAGCTGGGGCTGTCACTGCAAAAGACAACACCTACTGCCGCCTGCAAGATCGCGTGATCGAAGAGTTTTTAGACGGTAGCGGCATTTAA